A part of Prolixibacteraceae bacterium genomic DNA contains:
- a CDS encoding trimeric intracellular cation channel family protein has translation MDLIYILDLIGTMAFAISGTLSAMEKRFDLFGALFIAFLTAVGGGTVRDCLIGSTPVTWMQTPNYILAIVLGVLVTIIFKRDVLRLKKTLFLFDTIGIAIFTVIGIEKGLDFGLPAYSAIMMGVSTAVVGGALRDVFCNDIPLIFHREVYATACLIGGILYAVLHYWGCNENLIIPLTTATIIIIRLLSVKYNWSLPKTTLNDD, from the coding sequence CAGGAACCTTATCTGCAATGGAAAAGCGGTTTGACTTGTTTGGCGCTCTTTTTATTGCATTTCTTACTGCCGTAGGAGGAGGAACCGTGAGAGATTGTCTCATCGGAAGTACTCCTGTCACATGGATGCAAACACCAAATTATATACTAGCGATTGTGCTAGGGGTTTTGGTTACGATTATTTTTAAACGTGATGTGTTGCGGTTAAAGAAAACCTTGTTCTTATTTGATACTATTGGTATCGCTATATTTACTGTGATTGGTATTGAGAAAGGTCTAGATTTTGGTCTTCCTGCCTATAGTGCTATTATGATGGGAGTTTCAACCGCAGTCGTTGGTGGCGCATTACGTGATGTGTTTTGTAATGATATACCTTTAATATTTCATCGTGAAGTATATGCTACCGCATGTCTTATTGGAGGTATCCTTTATGCCGTACTACACTACTGGGGTTGTAATGAGAATCTAATAATCCCTCTTACAACAGCAACCATTATTATAATTCGTTTATTGAGTGTTAAATATAATTGGTCTCTTCCTAAAACCACCCTCAATGATGATTAA